A single Acetivibrio cellulolyticus CD2 DNA region contains:
- a CDS encoding Chromate resistance protein ChrB, whose translation MEKRKWIVINYNLPSEPSRLRVAAWRNLKKLGAVNIQQSMWVLPHSDGNYSALQAISQEMESNFGEVLLMQCEFLEPRYEQKVISYFNNARDEEYNEFIEKCGDYFKELEKEIAIEKFTFAEIEEEEEELNKLLSWFSKLESRDVFNAPKSSYAKEKLDQVQKAFDEYSDMVYKHNNK comes from the coding sequence ATGGAAAAAAGAAAATGGATCGTCATAAATTACAATTTGCCTTCTGAACCCTCAAGGTTGAGGGTTGCAGCGTGGAGAAACCTGAAAAAGCTAGGTGCCGTCAATATACAACAATCCATGTGGGTTTTACCCCATAGTGATGGAAATTACTCTGCATTACAAGCTATTTCTCAAGAGATGGAATCTAATTTCGGAGAAGTACTTCTGATGCAGTGTGAGTTTCTTGAGCCAAGGTATGAACAAAAGGTCATTTCCTATTTCAATAATGCACGGGATGAAGAATACAATGAATTTATCGAAAAATGTGGGGATTATTTTAAGGAACTTGAGAAAGAGATTGCTATAGAGAAATTCACCTTTGCTGAGATTGAAGAAGAGGAAGAAGAGCTTAATAAACTCTTGTCATGGTTTTCAAAACTTGAATCAAGAGATGTATTTAATGCACCCAAAAGCAGTTATGCAAAAGAAAAGCTGGATCAAGTCCAAAAAGCCTTTGATGAATACAGTGATATGGTTTATAAGCATAATAACAAATAA
- a CDS encoding MFS transporter — protein MVNTDQNKQKKVLGLEWNIFFAGITSFLTDTTTKMVYAIMPLFLLSIGASKTELSLIEGIAESTASVLKALSGWWSDKIGKNKPFMVVGYAFTAILCPLFSIVTSPLQVLIIRFAERVGKGIRTAPRDSLIAGSSSDSKKGRSFGFHKAMDNSGAIVGPLLAFAILSVFPGDYRKVLLLSAIPGILGVLSIILFVKEAKRNKSDLPGKISFKDFPGRFYMFLAIAFVFTLGNSTDALLLVKANDIGIQAVFIPLVYLIFNSVSVIFAVPAGIISDKFGRERLIVFGYLLYSIIYFGFGKTNDKMAVILLFALYGLYSAATDGVQKALVSDLIDKNKRGTGLGIYNSLIGITLFPASFIAGILYDKIDNRAPFYFGSAMAFIASILMLGFYLKRRRNQLK, from the coding sequence ATGGTGAATACCGATCAAAATAAGCAGAAAAAGGTTTTAGGACTTGAATGGAATATATTTTTTGCAGGAATAACCAGCTTTTTGACTGATACAACCACAAAGATGGTTTATGCCATAATGCCACTTTTTCTACTCTCTATAGGAGCGTCAAAAACAGAATTGTCCCTTATTGAAGGAATCGCAGAAAGCACTGCATCAGTTCTTAAGGCTTTGTCCGGCTGGTGGAGTGATAAAATAGGCAAAAACAAACCTTTTATGGTTGTAGGCTATGCTTTTACCGCTATTTTATGTCCGCTGTTTTCAATAGTAACTTCACCTCTTCAAGTTTTAATAATCAGATTTGCCGAAAGGGTCGGAAAAGGAATAAGAACCGCACCAAGAGACAGTCTTATTGCCGGATCGTCAAGTGATAGTAAAAAAGGAAGAAGTTTCGGATTTCATAAAGCAATGGATAATAGCGGCGCAATAGTTGGACCACTGTTGGCTTTTGCAATCTTATCAGTGTTTCCGGGCGACTACAGAAAGGTATTATTGCTATCGGCAATACCTGGTATACTTGGGGTACTGTCTATCATTTTATTTGTAAAGGAGGCTAAAAGGAACAAATCTGACCTCCCCGGAAAGATTTCATTTAAAGACTTTCCAGGAAGATTTTATATGTTCCTTGCAATTGCTTTTGTTTTTACACTTGGTAATTCTACCGACGCCCTTCTGTTGGTAAAAGCTAACGATATCGGAATACAGGCTGTTTTTATTCCCCTTGTATATCTGATTTTCAATTCAGTCTCAGTTATCTTTGCCGTTCCCGCCGGCATAATCTCGGATAAATTCGGACGGGAAAGATTAATCGTTTTTGGATATCTGCTTTATTCCATTATTTACTTCGGTTTTGGAAAAACCAATGATAAAATGGCAGTAATTTTGCTTTTTGCATTATATGGACTTTATAGTGCGGCAACTGACGGCGTGCAGAAAGCACTTGTTTCTGATCTTATAGATAAAAACAAGAGGGGTACCGGATTGGGAATTTATAATTCCCTTATAGGCATTACCTTATTTCCTGCAAGTTTTATTGCTGGCATACTATACGATAAAATCGATAACAGAGCCCCATTTTACTTTGGTTCAGCGATGGCATTTATAGCTTCCATCCTTATGCTGGGGTTCTATTTGAAAAGACGAAGAAATCAGTTAAAATGA
- the mobP3 gene encoding MobP3 family relaxase, translating to MSILMYKQRFKPPNFNKTPKCNYAHIRYIATRPGASKNEGMSHGLFGKLQPGNLTEFKTWQEVAKEIRELSYKKVNIFRSVISFSPETAAELGLKDHNAWKNYMEKHIHILASKNGISRRNLSWVCAHHNEPSHPHIHIVFWDKNQKTMKNYVSPKVADSIRIQLIKETFAEKIADYCRTKEKHKSELKEVTDDLVKDFDDYMKTIYPKQYKKLKEAAGKIDDEELKDIPIDSILKGVDLSPISIRLFQLKDILPKKGRLYYQLLPEEVKEQVDRLVEDLKQGSPYIKQLIDEYADTKSKMAMLYDTDPVSVERHRDKAIKEMDKLIANRLIAVIKTLANKEFELSKLEYSKEYKSYKTQQMICEILMMIEQNVDDLNMDYIDTQKAESTELSKRAKKELYLRNRDKGMGK from the coding sequence ATGTCGATTTTGATGTATAAGCAGAGGTTCAAGCCTCCTAATTTCAATAAAACTCCAAAATGTAATTATGCTCATATAAGATATATCGCAACCAGACCCGGTGCATCAAAAAATGAAGGAATGAGCCATGGACTATTTGGTAAACTTCAACCGGGGAATTTAACTGAATTTAAAACCTGGCAGGAGGTTGCAAAAGAAATACGGGAACTGTCTTATAAGAAAGTAAACATTTTTAGAAGTGTTATCTCATTTTCTCCTGAAACTGCCGCAGAACTTGGACTAAAAGATCATAATGCATGGAAAAATTACATGGAAAAACATATTCACATTTTAGCAAGTAAGAATGGAATAAGCCGGAGAAATCTTTCTTGGGTATGTGCTCATCATAATGAACCCAGCCACCCTCATATTCATATTGTATTCTGGGATAAAAATCAAAAGACAATGAAAAATTATGTTAGTCCCAAAGTAGCTGACAGTATAAGGATTCAATTGATAAAAGAGACCTTTGCTGAAAAAATAGCCGATTATTGCAGGACTAAGGAAAAACATAAATCTGAGCTAAAGGAAGTTACGGATGATTTGGTAAAAGATTTTGATGATTATATGAAGACTATTTATCCAAAACAATATAAAAAATTAAAGGAAGCGGCTGGAAAGATTGATGATGAAGAGTTAAAAGATATTCCAATTGACAGTATTCTGAAAGGGGTTGATTTATCACCAATATCAATTCGGCTATTTCAATTAAAAGATATATTGCCGAAAAAGGGGAGGCTTTATTATCAACTACTGCCCGAAGAGGTAAAAGAACAAGTGGATAGGCTTGTGGAAGATTTAAAGCAAGGAAGTCCATATATTAAACAGCTGATTGATGAGTATGCAGATACAAAGTCAAAAATGGCTATGCTCTACGATACAGACCCAGTGAGTGTGGAAAGGCATAGAGATAAAGCAATAAAAGAGATGGACAAGCTGATTGCAAACCGTTTAATTGCCGTAATTAAAACGCTGGCAAATAAGGAATTCGAACTTTCAAAACTGGAATATTCCAAGGAGTATAAATCGTATAAGACACAGCAAATGATTTGTGAGATTTTAATGATGATAGAGCAGAATGTTGATGATTTAAACATGGATTATATTGATACACAAAAAGCTGAAAGTACAGAGCTATCAAAAAGAGCAAAGAAAGAATTATATTTAAGAAACAGAGACAAAGGTATGGGAAAATAA
- the tssD gene encoding type VI secretion system tube protein TssD: MYKITISDGTILKESIEHVSFSTETTNDYNSRHTNPRNSMIITGKIDTDEKTAGLYKWALLPGSNPECYKEITVEQYQKELLVRKVSFNKAFVVDYSENYSNSTGVGTFTLYIRQFFAKDIEVTSKESNNTVINKVEEPVKIIQKKIAMMENIPKVESAKKTTMSFTDRLAKQSEQDLSGLSDDKLKEIFAKEIEQSKEAYTRATDIIKTKKLKGCVASNGKITLSGFDGKTTKAPKDFTRVSLDTMFDYCKEIGHELPAKMPDFYDNGIKGSFFACHAEKQLSLLTDKPIGISKPMCPNCVEYFSKHAIHTKQVKITTDPKKTRIFFPNGVIREI; this comes from the coding sequence ATGTATAAGATAACTATTTCAGATGGAACTATTTTAAAAGAAAGCATAGAGCATGTATCTTTTAGCACAGAAACGACTAACGATTATAATAGTAGACACACAAATCCAAGAAATTCGATGATAATCACAGGAAAAATAGACACTGACGAAAAAACGGCAGGACTTTATAAATGGGCATTACTTCCAGGAAGTAATCCAGAGTGTTATAAGGAAATTACGGTCGAGCAATACCAAAAAGAATTGTTAGTTCGGAAAGTTAGTTTTAATAAAGCATTCGTAGTAGATTATTCAGAGAATTATTCAAATTCTACAGGAGTTGGAACATTTACACTTTATATAAGACAATTTTTTGCTAAAGATATTGAAGTGACAAGTAAAGAGTCAAATAATACTGTAATTAATAAAGTTGAAGAACCAGTTAAAATAATTCAGAAAAAAATAGCCATGATGGAAAATATTCCAAAAGTAGAAAGTGCTAAAAAAACTACTATGAGCTTTACAGATAGGCTTGCAAAACAAAGTGAGCAAGATTTAAGTGGTCTTTCTGATGATAAACTAAAAGAAATATTTGCAAAAGAAATAGAACAGTCTAAAGAGGCTTATACAAGAGCAACAGATATTATAAAAACAAAAAAATTAAAAGGTTGTGTTGCTTCTAATGGTAAAATCACATTAAGCGGTTTTGATGGAAAAACAACTAAAGCCCCTAAAGACTTTACGAGAGTTTCATTGGATACTATGTTTGATTATTGTAAGGAGATTGGACATGAGTTACCTGCTAAAATGCCAGACTTTTATGATAATGGAATAAAGGGAAGTTTTTTTGCTTGTCATGCGGAAAAGCAATTATCACTTTTGACAGATAAACCCATAGGTATTTCTAAACCTATGTGTCCTAATTGCGTGGAGTATTTTAGCAAACACGCTATACATACAAAACAAGTAAAAATAACAACAGACCCTAAAAAGACAAGAATATTCTTTCCTAATGGTGTAATAAGGGAAATATGA
- a CDS encoding Imm5 family immunity protein produces the protein MKDELKDLLNKAKNEVNNHPKGQLILPLRKKIYSLMGEHSEDSEGRVLRTDGYLRRLQLSVLCVNYVLPIWNNVMLDDNTPNTLLKSINDYLSGDKDWDSLWELQNDFWAVLDSYMCDDNDYGTSIYVGHCSINAVMVALNDEDLGEDDENLLDEDLDPYTWDTAFYSSLAYSESEQYDEKTKILKKREFWLWYLDKAIPKAMQI, from the coding sequence ATGAAAGATGAACTAAAAGATTTATTAAATAAAGCGAAAAATGAAGTTAATAATCACCCAAAAGGTCAACTTATACTGCCTTTAAGAAAAAAAATATATAGTCTTATGGGTGAACACAGTGAGGACAGTGAAGGACGAGTTTTAAGAACTGACGGTTATCTTCGTAGACTTCAACTTTCTGTTTTATGTGTTAATTATGTTTTACCTATATGGAATAATGTAATGCTTGATGATAATACCCCTAACACCCTTTTAAAGAGCATAAATGATTACTTGTCAGGTGACAAAGATTGGGATTCTTTATGGGAGTTGCAGAATGATTTTTGGGCAGTATTAGATAGTTATATGTGTGATGATAATGATTACGGTACATCAATATATGTAGGACATTGCTCAATTAATGCTGTAATGGTAGCACTGAATGATGAAGATTTAGGTGAAGATGATGAAAACTTACTTGACGAAGATTTAGACCCATACACTTGGGATACTGCTTTTTATTCTTCTCTCGCATATTCAGAAAGCGAACAATACGATGAAAAAACTAAGATTCTTAAAAAACGAGAATTTTGGTTATGGTATTTAGATAAAGCTATACCAAAAGCAATGCAAATTTAA
- a CDS encoding VirD4-like conjugal transfer protein, CD1115 family, whose protein sequence is MSTITSQGGVVIGLKKEGNKERIYYVGEDSHLLCIGATRSGKTRCLVIQSICALGLAGESIVISDPKAELFHYTATFLEKLGYEVLTLDFKNPSKSQRYNPLQPIINAVNEGDTDKAEMLAWDLTNSLVGKPEGEKIWTNGECSIIAASILCVVCDNKYRPEYQNLTNVYWFIAEMVKTIGNKMPLLEYVKKLPSSHPAKALLSISDVAPSRTRGSFYTSALTTLRLFTSKSIYAITHKSDFQLQDIGQKKQALFIILPDEKTTFYPVASLVVSQQYELLANLADSRGGRLLQRVNFMLEEFGNFTTITDFTNKLTVGGGRGIRFNLFIQSFSQLKEKYDENTSDTIKANCQTWVYLQADDMDTLREISEKLGTYTVSSYQLSANHAKYTTPSSSHSISLIERKLLNVDEIRRIRRPYQIVTSRTHPAIMYSPDLSEWHFNKMLGLGDKEHNRKLREEREKSRPVITDMHEEIALWNIWIYYQKDIIRKIQQAADKGGGAYVSSEGDFE, encoded by the coding sequence ATGTCCACTATTACCTCACAAGGAGGTGTTGTCATTGGTCTAAAGAAAGAAGGAAACAAGGAACGCATCTATTATGTCGGTGAAGACAGTCATTTACTGTGCATCGGAGCCACACGATCTGGTAAAACCCGCTGCTTGGTCATTCAATCCATCTGTGCACTAGGACTTGCAGGAGAATCCATTGTAATCAGTGATCCAAAAGCAGAACTTTTTCATTACACTGCAACATTTCTTGAAAAACTGGGCTATGAAGTACTGACCTTAGACTTTAAGAATCCTTCCAAAAGCCAGAGGTATAATCCACTACAACCTATCATTAACGCAGTAAATGAGGGTGATACCGACAAAGCAGAAATGCTGGCATGGGACCTGACAAATAGCCTTGTCGGTAAACCGGAAGGAGAGAAAATCTGGACAAATGGTGAATGCTCAATAATTGCAGCATCAATTCTTTGTGTTGTTTGTGATAATAAGTATCGTCCAGAGTATCAGAATCTGACCAATGTTTATTGGTTTATTGCTGAAATGGTAAAAACCATTGGCAATAAAATGCCACTACTGGAATATGTTAAAAAACTTCCATCTTCGCACCCTGCAAAAGCACTTCTCTCAATTTCAGACGTTGCTCCAAGTAGGACAAGGGGAAGCTTTTATACTTCAGCACTAACGACACTTCGTTTGTTTACCAGTAAATCTATCTATGCCATTACCCATAAAAGTGACTTTCAATTGCAGGATATTGGTCAAAAGAAACAAGCACTTTTTATAATTCTGCCTGACGAAAAAACTACATTTTATCCGGTTGCATCCCTTGTTGTTTCACAACAGTATGAACTATTGGCAAATTTAGCTGATAGCAGGGGTGGACGGTTATTGCAGAGAGTAAACTTTATGCTTGAAGAGTTTGGAAACTTTACAACGATTACTGATTTTACAAATAAGTTGACTGTTGGTGGAGGAAGGGGAATAAGATTTAATCTCTTTATTCAGTCGTTTTCACAATTAAAAGAGAAGTATGATGAAAATACTTCAGATACCATTAAAGCTAATTGTCAGACTTGGGTCTATTTACAGGCGGATGATATGGATACATTAAGAGAGATATCAGAAAAGCTTGGTACATACACTGTTTCGAGCTATCAGCTTTCAGCAAATCATGCAAAATATACTACACCATCTAGTTCTCACAGTATAAGTTTGATTGAACGCAAGCTCTTAAATGTTGATGAGATAAGGCGTATAAGAAGACCATATCAAATTGTAACCTCAAGAACACATCCTGCAATTATGTATTCTCCTGATTTATCAGAATGGCACTTTAATAAAATGCTTGGCCTTGGAGATAAGGAACATAATCGCAAGTTAAGAGAAGAGAGGGAGAAAAGTCGTCCGGTAATAACGGATATGCATGAAGAAATAGCATTATGGAACATCTGGATTTACTATCAAAAAGACATTATAAGAAAAATACAACAAGCAGCAGATAAAGGAGGTGGTGCCTATGTGAGTAGTGAGGGTGATTTTGAATAG
- a CDS encoding Mbov_0395 family pilin-like conjugal transfer protein yields MTTLAFLILSNIPVYADGIKDSKVVTGTEKLIGDVTTWLMVLAPVVSGLLIIYFCIRRSAADEMDQKKWNDRIVVAIVSCLGAVVGSATLNLIIGYYK; encoded by the coding sequence ATGACTACACTTGCTTTTTTGATTCTAAGCAATATACCAGTATATGCTGATGGAATTAAAGACAGTAAGGTGGTAACAGGAACAGAAAAGCTGATTGGAGATGTGACTACTTGGCTTATGGTTCTTGCACCGGTAGTTTCAGGACTGCTTATTATTTATTTTTGTATACGTAGATCGGCAGCTGATGAAATGGATCAGAAAAAGTGGAATGACAGAATTGTGGTTGCAATTGTTTCATGCCTTGGTGCAGTTGTAGGTTCTGCAACACTAAATCTTATTATTGGTTATTACAAATAG
- a CDS encoding DUF6133 family protein: MSKFMKNTKNKAMLLALDSRCKASNMLERARKVFYNKDGQGTLDVAVTVLISIVLGALILAGLYLVINNTVLPTITQKIKDMFNFKG, from the coding sequence ATGAGTAAATTTATGAAAAATACCAAAAACAAAGCTATGTTATTAGCACTTGATTCAAGATGTAAAGCATCTAATATGTTAGAAAGGGCAAGGAAAGTATTTTATAACAAAGATGGACAAGGTACGCTTGATGTCGCAGTAACTGTATTAATTTCTATTGTGCTGGGAGCTTTAATCCTTGCAGGACTATATCTGGTCATCAATAACACAGTATTGCCAACAATTACACAGAAAATCAAAGATATGTTTAATTTCAAGGGATAA
- a CDS encoding conjugal transfer protein TrbL family protein — MEAILIVLIVALLNGSIAFIDNFLTDIVPMTLYSEKYMTVVSGVNLAETLFDVTFGFGVSLIILKFLKKGFEVYVMWTDGDADEEPLYLLTNFLRALAVAICFPTLYGWLGGIVEDMTNQILTAIGVATDFDWQAWVTGISSLGLVTAIFGLIFLICYFMLYFQFLMRGLEILILRIGIPMACVGLLDNDKGIFKSYINKFFQSTLAIVLQISLAKLGVGLMINMHIFWGVACMVLAIKTPKFLQEFLITTGGGGTGVINNIYHSVRLVGMAKNLAK, encoded by the coding sequence TTGGAAGCAATTTTAATAGTGCTCATTGTTGCCCTGCTTAATGGCTCTATTGCATTTATTGATAACTTCTTGACGGATATTGTGCCTATGACACTATATTCTGAAAAGTATATGACAGTTGTATCCGGTGTAAATCTAGCAGAAACCTTGTTTGATGTAACATTTGGATTTGGAGTATCTTTGATAATTTTGAAGTTTCTAAAAAAGGGCTTTGAAGTCTATGTCATGTGGACTGATGGGGATGCAGACGAAGAACCTTTATATCTTCTGACTAATTTCCTAAGAGCTTTGGCAGTAGCCATTTGTTTCCCAACACTTTATGGTTGGCTTGGTGGTATTGTTGAAGATATGACAAATCAAATTCTCACAGCAATTGGAGTAGCTACAGATTTTGATTGGCAGGCATGGGTAACAGGCATCTCATCTTTAGGCTTGGTAACGGCAATATTTGGATTAATATTTTTAATATGCTACTTTATGCTATACTTTCAATTTCTAATGAGAGGTCTGGAAATTTTAATACTTAGAATTGGAATTCCTATGGCTTGTGTGGGCCTTTTAGATAACGATAAGGGAATATTTAAGTCGTATATCAATAAGTTTTTCCAATCAACTTTAGCTATTGTCCTTCAGATATCTCTAGCAAAATTAGGTGTTGGACTCATGATAAATATGCATATTTTTTGGGGAGTAGCATGTATGGTACTAGCGATCAAAACACCAAAATTCTTACAGGAATTTCTGATAACAACTGGTGGAGGAGGTACAGGAGTCATTAATAATATTTATCATAGTGTAAGGCTCGTAGGTATGGCTAAGAATCTTGCAAAGTAA
- a CDS encoding prepilin peptidase, which produces MNVLILKGCLFVVLLIFAALWDLRKREIPDTIVVLILSTGFLAIQPWNAVVGFITTGLPYVLAAVFIKKDSGFSMGGGDIKLMAACGFVLGITFGTLHSIISLTMALLFGLCLKCHDSKNRIRTMTLPLAPFFCAGGIFSYIAFYLMRIKN; this is translated from the coding sequence ATGAATGTATTGATATTAAAGGGGTGCTTATTTGTTGTACTCCTTATCTTTGCTGCTTTATGGGATCTAAGGAAAAGAGAAATACCTGACACTATTGTAGTGCTTATACTATCAACTGGGTTTTTAGCTATACAACCATGGAATGCAGTTGTGGGTTTTATTACGACAGGATTGCCGTACGTGCTTGCGGCTGTCTTTATTAAAAAAGACAGTGGCTTTTCAATGGGTGGCGGTGATATAAAACTTATGGCAGCTTGTGGGTTTGTGCTGGGGATTACATTTGGCACATTACATAGTATCATTTCACTTACAATGGCTTTGCTTTTTGGATTATGCTTAAAATGTCATGATAGTAAGAATAGAATTAGAACTATGACACTGCCTCTTGCACCGTTTTTCTGTGCAGGAGGTATTTTTTCTTACATAGCATTTTATTTAATGAGAATTAAAAATTAA
- the cpaB gene encoding Flp pilus assembly protein CpaB: MKLNFIKSRTAIGLICIVLSLFICFILTPMFNSGLKAQTEIIRISSDMKKGEVIAGNKLEVVKVGAYNLPQNIIKRKEDVVGKYVNCDLMKGDYILSSKVTDKPLLEFEYLNDLDGTKVAMSITIKSFAAGLSGKLESGDIVTLISSNYDNMGSATIPSELKYVKVLAATTESGMDKQQAQAEIKKEDKETELPSTLTLIVNTEQAKVLADLEQKGNIHATLVYRGSGENAKKFLNDQDNYFKGKSTENTIKQTK; the protein is encoded by the coding sequence ATGAAATTAAACTTTATAAAGAGTCGAACAGCTATTGGTCTTATATGTATCGTTCTTTCACTTTTTATATGCTTTATACTTACACCTATGTTTAACAGCGGATTAAAAGCACAGACAGAAATAATAAGGATATCATCAGATATGAAAAAAGGAGAGGTGATTGCCGGCAATAAGTTGGAAGTTGTAAAGGTTGGAGCATATAATCTTCCGCAAAATATTATTAAAAGAAAGGAAGATGTTGTTGGAAAATACGTTAATTGTGATCTCATGAAAGGTGATTATATTTTGTCTTCAAAGGTGACGGACAAGCCTTTGCTTGAGTTTGAATACCTAAATGATTTGGATGGAACCAAAGTAGCAATGTCCATTACAATAAAATCCTTTGCTGCAGGCTTGTCTGGTAAATTAGAATCAGGTGATATTGTGACACTGATTTCATCAAATTATGACAATATGGGGTCAGCAACCATTCCATCTGAGCTTAAATATGTAAAGGTTTTGGCTGCAACAACAGAAAGCGGAATGGATAAGCAGCAAGCACAAGCAGAAATAAAGAAAGAAGACAAAGAAACTGAATTGCCTTCGACACTGACTTTGATTGTTAATACTGAGCAAGCGAAGGTACTTGCTGACTTGGAGCAAAAGGGGAATATTCATGCGACTTTGGTTTATAGAGGCTCTGGTGAAAATGCAAAGAAATTCCTAAATGACCAGGATAACTACTTTAAAGGCAAAAGTACAGAAAATACGATAAAACAAACAAAATAG
- a CDS encoding ParA family protein: MSSKGKQMLAVWGSPNCGKTIASIKLANELSSRKKNVLLILCDDICPALPTIYKSKEPVEVSIGDVLAASNITQEVILKNSIALSNNPYLSLLGYKACENPYSYAEYGKDRAVDFFVLLRHIVDYVVIDCSSILTGNILSTVALEVADSVLRLGGCDLKSISYFMSIMPLLGEQKFNADSHIKVLSNAKPMQDIEEYKNVYGGISHILPHVQDIEEQAASLTLFDEIKGKSAKDFDSSIKAIVKEVFGNE; this comes from the coding sequence ATGAGTAGCAAGGGAAAACAAATGCTGGCAGTATGGGGAAGCCCGAATTGTGGTAAGACGATTGCCTCAATAAAGCTTGCCAATGAACTCAGCAGTAGAAAGAAGAATGTTTTGCTCATCCTATGTGATGATATTTGCCCTGCATTACCAACCATATATAAATCAAAAGAACCTGTAGAAGTTTCCATCGGAGATGTTTTAGCAGCTTCTAACATCACTCAGGAAGTAATCTTAAAAAACAGCATTGCATTAAGTAACAATCCGTATTTAAGTTTATTAGGCTATAAAGCTTGTGAAAACCCCTATTCCTATGCAGAGTATGGAAAGGATAGAGCAGTTGATTTTTTCGTACTTCTAAGACACATCGTTGATTATGTGGTGATAGATTGCTCCAGCATTTTAACAGGAAATATTTTATCTACGGTGGCATTGGAAGTTGCAGATAGTGTATTAAGACTTGGGGGATGTGATTTGAAAAGCATCTCTTATTTTATGTCCATAATGCCATTATTGGGAGAGCAGAAGTTTAATGCTGACAGTCATATCAAAGTATTATCTAATGCCAAACCAATGCAGGATATTGAAGAGTACAAAAATGTTTATGGTGGTATTTCGCATATATTACCTCATGTGCAGGATATTGAAGAGCAAGCAGCATCTCTTACTTTGTTTGATGAAATTAAAGGGAAATCGGCAAAGGATTTTGATAGTTCAATCAAAGCCATAGTTAAGGAGGTCTTTGGGAATGAGTAG